One Endozoicomonas gorgoniicola DNA window includes the following coding sequences:
- a CDS encoding glycoside hydrolase family 18 protein, with translation MNIPRFLAVSSVCGFVGLPSISSALGDEVIFSPYKDISINMDWNTYVISTKVHGQSQPVPLLPYKDCELQEPSFSTDLADSPSQLLPGNKLVTWAFATGECGNETWGGVDAQQLADANIKRFVQNGIKYVISTGGANATFTCSSEAGMKAFVDRYNSTSFAGLDFDIESGSEEAIYNLMQFAAAAQKDYKKRGMQLPVSLTISARGGPDPRVDPLTLYGKWTLDAARKSGLEYTVNLMVMDYGSSDCTHDSEGRCDMAKSAINAAKSLNHVHGVPFRDIALTPMIGVNDQVDEVTMVADITKMVSDGRELKLGGYHYWSFDRDTPCSTPTSYASPVCSSVTQEPLDFDQAFLDALMAPRITQDVKDEF, from the coding sequence ATGAACATACCTCGTTTTCTCGCAGTTTCCAGTGTTTGTGGTTTTGTAGGACTCCCTTCTATTTCTTCTGCACTTGGCGATGAAGTCATTTTTTCTCCTTACAAAGACATCAGTATTAACATGGACTGGAATACCTATGTTATTAGTACAAAAGTACATGGACAAAGCCAGCCCGTGCCATTGTTACCTTATAAGGACTGTGAATTGCAGGAACCTTCCTTTTCGACCGATCTGGCGGATTCGCCATCGCAACTCTTGCCGGGCAATAAACTGGTCACATGGGCTTTTGCTACCGGTGAGTGTGGGAACGAAACCTGGGGAGGTGTGGACGCACAACAACTTGCAGATGCCAATATAAAGCGGTTTGTACAAAATGGTATTAAGTATGTGATCTCTACCGGGGGGGCCAATGCCACCTTTACCTGCTCTTCTGAGGCGGGAATGAAGGCGTTTGTTGATCGTTATAATTCGACTAGTTTTGCCGGGCTGGATTTTGATATCGAATCTGGCAGCGAGGAAGCGATTTACAATTTAATGCAGTTTGCGGCTGCGGCTCAGAAAGATTATAAAAAAAGGGGGATGCAGCTGCCAGTCAGTCTGACAATTTCAGCGCGAGGGGGGCCAGATCCCCGGGTCGATCCACTTACACTTTATGGGAAGTGGACGCTGGATGCTGCAAGAAAGAGCGGACTGGAGTATACCGTGAACTTAATGGTAATGGATTATGGTTCAAGCGATTGTACCCATGACTCGGAGGGACGTTGTGATATGGCGAAGTCTGCCATTAATGCTGCAAAGAGTTTGAACCATGTTCATGGTGTACCGTTTAGGGATATAGCATTGACCCCTATGATAGGCGTTAATGATCAGGTAGATGAAGTTACAATGGTGGCTGATATCACAAAAATGGTTTCCGATGGAAGGGAGTTGAAGTTAGGAGGGTATCATTACTGGTCTTTTGACCGGGACACCCCGTGTTCGACCCCTACAAGTTATGCATCCCCTGTTTGCAGTAGTGTGACACAAGAGCCTCTGGACTTTGATCAGGCCTTTCTTGATGCCTTAATGGCACCCCGCATAACACAAGATGTTAAAGATGAGTTTTAA
- the accA gene encoding acetyl-CoA carboxylase carboxyl transferase subunit alpha has translation MNPNYLEFEQPIAELEAKIEELRLVSSDAELNITEEISNLQEKCNTLTRQIFSDLTSWQVAQLARHPRRPYTLDYVKHLFTEFDELHGDRHFADDPSIVGGMARFNGRPVMVIGHQKGREIEEKVRRNFGMPKPEGYRKACRLMEMAERFDMPILTFIDTPGAYPGIGAEERGQSEAIAYNLAVMSRLKVPVISTVIGEGGSGGALAIGVCDSLVMMGYSTYSVISPEGCASILWKKAEYASVAAEAMGVTAERLQELGLVDHLVPEPLGGAHRSQDVAAASLGAVLNVELDRLCKLDIDTLLDQRYKRIRDYGSV, from the coding sequence ATGAACCCGAATTATCTGGAATTTGAACAGCCGATCGCTGAATTAGAAGCGAAAATCGAAGAGCTGCGCCTGGTCAGCAGTGATGCGGAGCTGAATATTACCGAAGAAATCAGCAATCTGCAGGAGAAGTGTAATACCCTGACCCGGCAGATTTTTTCTGACCTGACCTCCTGGCAGGTAGCTCAGCTGGCGCGTCACCCCCGTCGCCCTTATACGCTGGATTATGTTAAGCATCTGTTTACCGAGTTTGATGAGCTGCACGGTGACCGGCACTTTGCTGATGATCCGTCCATTGTGGGTGGAATGGCTCGCTTTAACGGCCGCCCGGTGATGGTGATTGGTCATCAGAAGGGCAGGGAAATTGAAGAAAAGGTTCGCCGTAATTTTGGTATGCCCAAGCCTGAGGGCTATCGCAAAGCCTGCCGTCTGATGGAAATGGCAGAGCGGTTTGATATGCCGATCCTGACATTTATTGATACACCGGGTGCTTATCCGGGCATTGGTGCGGAAGAGCGTGGCCAGAGTGAAGCCATTGCCTATAATCTGGCGGTAATGTCCCGCCTGAAGGTGCCGGTTATCTCGACAGTGATTGGAGAAGGTGGTTCTGGTGGGGCGCTGGCTATTGGTGTCTGTGACTCGCTGGTGATGATGGGGTATTCCACCTATTCCGTTATTTCGCCTGAAGGTTGTGCCTCGATTCTCTGGAAAAAGGCAGAATATGCCTCTGTAGCGGCTGAAGCCATGGGCGTTACCGCAGAGCGTCTGCAAGAGCTGGGTCTGGTGGATCATCTGGTGCCTGAGCCGCTGGGTGGCGCTCATCGCAGTCAGGATGTTGCAGCAGCCAGTCTCGGCGCGGTATTGAATGTTGAGCTGGATCGCCTGTGCAAGCTGGATATCGATACCCTGCTGGATCAGCGTTACAAGCGCATCAGGGACTATGGTTCTGTTTGA
- a CDS encoding CTP synthase codes for MTRYIFVTGGVVSSLGKGIASASLAAILEARGLKVTMLKLDPYINVDPGTMSPFQHGEVFVTEDGAETDLDLGHYERFVRTTMKQGNNFTTGRIYQDVLRKERRGDYLGGTVQVIPHITDEIKRRVVQGAGDADIAMVEVGGTVGDIESQPFLEAIRQLKVELGSQRAMLMHLTLVPYIKTAGETKTKPTQHSVKELRSIGLQPDILVCRSEQFIEASARRKISLFTNVEERAVISLEDAETIYRIPEMLHEQDLDQIVVDQFRLDCPAADLSEWQDVVDRDLNHEHEVTIAMVGKYMELLDAYKSLIEAVRHAGLKTRTKVNIRYIDSEVLEQEGLSRLEGVSAILVPGGFGHRGVEGKIEAVRHARENNIPFLGICLGMQVAVIEYARNVAGLKGANSTEFDSKAEHPVVGLITEWLDSEGQVETRTEQSDLGGTMRLGAQDCNLTAGTHAHTAYGADRITERHRHRYEVNNHYVGQLEKAGLVIAGRSIDNTLVEMVEAPNHPWFVACQFHPEFTSTPRYGHGLFTAFIDAALKHQDQ; via the coding sequence ATGACGCGTTATATTTTCGTCACAGGTGGTGTTGTTTCCTCATTGGGTAAAGGCATTGCCTCCGCATCTCTGGCCGCCATTCTTGAGGCTCGAGGCCTGAAGGTGACGATGCTCAAGCTGGATCCTTACATCAACGTCGATCCCGGCACGATGAGCCCGTTCCAGCACGGTGAAGTATTCGTTACTGAAGATGGTGCTGAAACTGACCTGGACCTGGGTCACTACGAGCGCTTTGTTCGTACCACCATGAAACAGGGTAACAACTTTACCACGGGTCGTATCTATCAGGACGTTCTGCGTAAAGAGCGTCGTGGTGACTATCTGGGTGGCACCGTTCAGGTGATCCCGCACATTACCGACGAGATCAAGCGCCGTGTCGTACAGGGTGCCGGTGATGCTGATATCGCCATGGTCGAGGTCGGTGGTACAGTGGGTGATATCGAATCCCAGCCGTTTTTGGAAGCAATCCGTCAGCTGAAGGTTGAGCTGGGTTCCCAGCGTGCAATGTTGATGCACCTGACCCTGGTGCCTTACATCAAGACCGCTGGTGAAACCAAAACCAAGCCGACGCAGCACTCGGTTAAAGAGCTGCGTTCTATCGGTCTGCAGCCAGATATTCTGGTCTGCCGCAGCGAACAGTTTATTGAAGCGTCTGCCCGACGTAAGATCTCCCTGTTTACCAACGTGGAAGAGCGTGCGGTTATCTCTCTGGAAGACGCTGAAACCATCTATCGTATTCCGGAAATGCTGCATGAGCAGGACCTGGATCAGATCGTGGTTGACCAGTTCCGTCTGGACTGCCCGGCTGCTGACCTGTCTGAGTGGCAGGATGTGGTGGATCGTGACCTGAACCATGAACATGAAGTCACCATTGCCATGGTCGGTAAATACATGGAACTGCTGGACGCCTACAAGTCCCTGATTGAAGCGGTTCGTCATGCCGGTCTGAAAACCCGCACCAAGGTGAATATCCGCTACATCGATTCGGAAGTACTGGAGCAGGAAGGCCTGAGCCGTCTGGAAGGCGTCAGCGCGATTCTGGTACCGGGTGGTTTTGGTCATCGTGGTGTTGAAGGTAAAATCGAAGCCGTTCGTCATGCCCGTGAAAACAATATCCCATTCCTGGGTATCTGTCTGGGTATGCAGGTGGCCGTGATTGAATACGCCCGTAATGTGGCAGGTCTGAAAGGTGCGAACAGTACCGAGTTTGACAGCAAGGCTGAACACCCTGTGGTGGGTCTGATCACCGAATGGCTGGACTCTGAAGGTCAGGTTGAGACACGTACAGAGCAGTCTGACCTGGGTGGCACCATGCGTCTGGGTGCTCAGGACTGTAACCTGACCGCAGGTACTCACGCCCATACTGCTTATGGTGCGGATCGTATCACTGAACGTCATCGTCACCGTTATGAAGTGAACAACCATTATGTAGGACAGCTGGAAAAGGCTGGTCTGGTCATTGCGGGTCGTTCTATTGATAATACGCTGGTTGAAATGGTTGAAGCGCCGAATCATCCGTGGTTTGTTGCCTGCCAGTTCCATCCGGAATTTACTTCCACGCCGCGCTACGGTCATGGCCTGTTTACTGCCTTCATTGACGCTGCGCTGAAGCATCAGGATCAGTGA
- the kdsA gene encoding 3-deoxy-8-phosphooctulonate synthase — protein sequence MQQKTINVGDLQVANDKPFVLFGGMNVLESRDLAMTIAEHYVKVTEKLGIPYIFKASFDKANRSSVHSYRGPGMEEGLKIFQELKETFGLPIITDVHTEEQCQPVAEVVDVIQLPAFLARQTDLVVAMAKTGAVINVKKPQFMSPGQMGNIGEKFAEAGNENVILCERGTCFGYDNLVVDMLGFRTMKEVSNGLPVIFDATHALQCRDPMGAASGGRRHQVTELSLAGMATRLAGLFIEAHPDPDNARCDGPSALRLSQLEGFLTQIKAIDDTVKSFPELDTH from the coding sequence ATGCAACAGAAGACCATAAACGTTGGTGACCTGCAGGTAGCTAACGATAAGCCCTTTGTTCTGTTCGGTGGTATGAATGTGCTGGAGTCCCGTGACCTGGCTATGACTATTGCCGAGCATTATGTGAAGGTGACTGAAAAGCTGGGTATTCCCTATATCTTCAAAGCGTCTTTTGACAAGGCAAACCGTTCTTCTGTCCATTCCTATCGTGGGCCGGGTATGGAAGAAGGCCTGAAAATCTTTCAGGAGCTGAAAGAGACCTTTGGACTGCCCATCATTACCGACGTGCATACAGAAGAGCAGTGTCAGCCGGTGGCAGAGGTGGTCGATGTGATCCAGTTGCCTGCTTTTCTGGCGCGCCAGACCGACCTAGTGGTAGCAATGGCGAAAACCGGTGCGGTGATCAACGTCAAGAAGCCCCAGTTTATGAGTCCGGGGCAGATGGGCAATATTGGCGAAAAATTCGCTGAAGCGGGTAATGAAAATGTGATTCTGTGTGAGCGTGGCACCTGCTTTGGTTACGACAACCTGGTAGTCGATATGCTGGGCTTCAGAACCATGAAAGAGGTCAGCAACGGTCTGCCGGTCATTTTTGACGCCACTCATGCGCTGCAGTGCCGTGATCCTATGGGGGCTGCGTCGGGTGGTCGTCGTCATCAGGTGACAGAACTCTCTCTGGCGGGCATGGCAACACGTCTGGCGGGTCTGTTTATTGAAGCGCACCCTGATCCGGATAATGCCCGTTGCGACGGACCTTCCGCGCTGCGCCTGTCACAGCTGGAAGGCTTCCTGACTCAGATCAAGGCGATTGACGATACGGTGAAGTCTTTCCCTGAGCTGGATACTCATTAA
- the tilS gene encoding tRNA lysidine(34) synthetase TilS, whose translation MSLSFESSLEQTLSPLVESVCAALEQFTEFPSPVPFVVALSGGVDSTVLLHALVQLRHAGLVSSLSAIHVHHGLSVNADSWAEYCQNLCQQWQVPLDVRRVDVNEALGDGIEQAARSMRYQVFEQLLPEQGCLLQGHHQDDQAETLLFRLFRGSGLDGLAGIPAQRSLGQRVQRGQRGQRGRRQVVRPLLSVSRASIEAYAKDHQLQPVEDESNTDQRFARNYLRQNLIPQIEQRWPGVSERLAVLSGEVVESQQWLQQAVEEAADAVLTVAPDYWNAGQVVNIGSLMKLSESMAFRVVRYWLKQKGLLMPDRSVLKTLFAEVIHSREDADPVLQLGDHEVRRFDGLLVLVPVLEPFSEKVIGWDCVARSELHVPASGWLTLGDDSARQLKAVSVCFRHNLPGSEKVRIAGRQGSKSVKRWLQEYRVPPWLRDRVPFLFYNGQMLCAAGLWVCDLLEKKPGKKRQDEAGEPLSNIGIKVRADWRFDPY comes from the coding sequence ATGTCCCTGTCTTTTGAATCGTCTTTGGAACAGACGCTTTCGCCGTTGGTTGAAAGCGTCTGTGCTGCACTTGAACAGTTTACCGAATTTCCTTCGCCGGTTCCTTTCGTTGTGGCTCTGAGTGGTGGTGTGGACTCAACGGTTTTGCTCCATGCTCTGGTGCAGTTGCGCCATGCCGGTCTGGTTTCTTCTCTATCAGCCATCCATGTTCACCATGGGCTGAGTGTCAATGCGGACAGTTGGGCAGAATACTGCCAGAACCTTTGCCAGCAATGGCAGGTTCCGCTGGATGTCCGGCGAGTCGATGTGAATGAGGCGCTGGGCGATGGCATCGAGCAGGCTGCCCGATCCATGCGCTATCAGGTGTTTGAGCAACTGCTGCCCGAACAGGGCTGCCTGTTGCAGGGACATCATCAGGATGATCAGGCGGAGACACTGCTGTTCAGGTTGTTTCGTGGTTCCGGGTTGGACGGGCTGGCAGGGATTCCTGCGCAGCGGTCTCTGGGGCAGAGAGTGCAGAGAGGGCAGAGAGGACAGAGAGGACGTAGGCAGGTGGTCAGGCCGCTGTTATCCGTGTCCAGGGCATCTATTGAAGCTTATGCGAAAGATCATCAACTCCAGCCTGTCGAAGATGAATCAAACACGGATCAGCGATTTGCCCGCAACTATCTGCGACAGAACCTGATTCCACAAATTGAGCAGCGCTGGCCGGGTGTCTCTGAACGTCTGGCTGTTCTGTCCGGCGAAGTGGTGGAGAGTCAGCAATGGCTGCAACAGGCTGTGGAAGAAGCGGCTGATGCGGTGCTGACAGTGGCTCCGGATTACTGGAATGCCGGACAGGTCGTTAACATCGGATCATTGATGAAGCTTTCGGAGTCAATGGCATTTCGGGTGGTACGCTACTGGCTGAAACAGAAAGGCTTGTTGATGCCGGACCGGTCGGTGCTGAAGACCCTGTTTGCCGAGGTCATTCACAGCCGGGAAGATGCAGACCCCGTTTTGCAGTTGGGTGACCATGAGGTTCGGCGCTTTGATGGCCTGCTGGTGCTGGTGCCGGTGCTGGAACCTTTTTCAGAAAAAGTCATTGGTTGGGACTGTGTAGCCCGGTCAGAATTGCATGTCCCTGCCTCAGGCTGGCTGACTCTGGGCGACGACAGTGCCAGACAGTTAAAAGCGGTGTCGGTCTGTTTTCGTCACAACCTGCCCGGTTCTGAAAAAGTTCGGATCGCAGGGCGGCAGGGCAGTAAATCGGTTAAGCGCTGGCTGCAGGAGTACCGGGTTCCGCCCTGGCTGCGAGACCGGGTGCCGTTTCTTTTTTACAACGGACAGATGTTGTGTGCTGCAGGACTATGGGTGTGCGACCTGTTGGAAAAAAAGCCAGGGAAAAAGAGGCAGGATGAGGCGGGAGAACCGTTAAGCAATATTGGCATAAAGGTAAGGGCTGACTGGCGATTTGATCCCTATTAA
- a CDS encoding DUF5615 family PIN-like protein: MLLLDENLSPRLVARLEEVFPGILHVLHAGLDNSPDIEIWHYAKENQLTIVSKDKDFIEFSQQHGFPPKLIRVSVGNVRIAQLEKLLLNQRAKILEFIKYSDSGYLTISSTEKFIT; the protein is encoded by the coding sequence ATGCTTCTGCTTGATGAAAATCTTTCACCAAGATTAGTGGCGAGACTTGAAGAGGTTTTTCCGGGAATTTTGCACGTTCTGCATGCAGGACTTGATAACTCACCTGATATTGAGATTTGGCATTATGCCAAAGAAAATCAACTCACTATTGTCAGTAAAGACAAAGATTTCATAGAGTTTTCACAACAACACGGCTTTCCACCAAAGCTTATTCGGGTAAGCGTAGGAAATGTCAGAATTGCACAGCTAGAAAAGCTACTGCTCAATCAGAGAGCAAAGATATTGGAGTTTATCAAATATTCTGATTCTGGGTATTTGACCATAAGCAGCACTGAAAAATTCATAACTTGA
- a CDS encoding IS30 family transposase, translating into MAYTHLSSEERYYIETELKNGTSQNKIAKKLGRSQPTVSREVNRNKGQRGYRHQQANRTARQRHKDKPKAIKLTDDIKQRISNDIRSDWSPEQVAGRLEKDGVIKLHHETIYQFVADDKRRGGSLYKHLRHQKKTYRKRYGSAHNRTGIPNRVGIEERPEVVNNRERVGDWEADTVIGKNHKGAIATLDERKTKLRLAVPLPGKKAKAVKQGIIDVLKPLKRFVKTITYDNGKEFVQHESIAKALKCDSYFAAPYHSWERGQNENANGLLRQYFPKSMELNGVTEKDVIIAVDKLNNRPRKCLGYKTPYEAFKESTGIDARKVMGYALMT; encoded by the coding sequence ATGGCCTATACACACCTGAGCTCTGAAGAGAGATATTATATCGAAACTGAACTCAAAAATGGGACTTCACAAAACAAAATTGCTAAAAAGCTTGGCCGTTCACAGCCTACCGTGTCGCGAGAAGTAAACCGCAATAAAGGGCAAAGAGGGTACAGGCACCAACAGGCTAATCGCACAGCTCGGCAGCGGCACAAAGATAAGCCAAAAGCTATTAAGCTGACAGACGACATTAAACAACGTATTTCAAACGATATCCGTTCAGATTGGAGTCCTGAACAAGTGGCTGGAAGGCTTGAAAAGGACGGTGTAATCAAGCTGCATCATGAGACGATTTATCAATTTGTAGCGGATGATAAACGGCGCGGAGGCTCGCTCTATAAGCACTTGAGGCACCAGAAAAAAACTTATCGAAAGCGATACGGTTCAGCTCATAACCGAACCGGTATACCAAATCGGGTTGGCATTGAAGAACGCCCCGAAGTGGTCAACAACAGAGAGCGAGTTGGTGACTGGGAAGCTGATACTGTAATAGGTAAAAATCATAAAGGAGCCATCGCTACATTAGATGAACGAAAAACCAAGCTTCGCCTTGCTGTCCCTCTACCAGGCAAGAAGGCAAAAGCGGTTAAACAGGGAATAATTGACGTACTCAAGCCTCTGAAAAGGTTTGTAAAGACAATAACATACGACAATGGAAAGGAGTTTGTTCAGCATGAATCAATTGCCAAAGCTTTAAAATGTGACAGCTACTTTGCTGCCCCCTACCATTCTTGGGAAAGAGGCCAGAATGAGAATGCTAATGGTTTGCTAAGGCAGTATTTCCCCAAGTCGATGGAGCTTAATGGCGTGACAGAAAAAGATGTCATCATTGCAGTGGATAAGCTGAACAACAGGCCAAGAAAGTGCCTGGGCTACAAGACTCCTTATGAGGCATTTAAAGAGTCAACTGGAATAGATGCAAGAAAAGTCATGGGTTATGCACTTATGACTTGA
- a CDS encoding DUF433 domain-containing protein, whose translation MENVLMESADYRLYIEIDPGKRFGKPCIKGTRIAVADVLEMLASGMSEKEILQDHPNLSKEQIRAALLYASDSLGKGAA comes from the coding sequence ATGGAGAACGTATTAATGGAATCTGCAGACTATAGGCTTTATATAGAAATTGACCCTGGTAAACGGTTCGGAAAGCCTTGTATTAAAGGCACGAGAATTGCTGTTGCCGATGTTCTTGAAATGCTGGCCTCGGGCATGAGTGAAAAGGAAATTTTGCAAGACCACCCTAATTTGAGCAAAGAGCAAATCAGGGCTGCGTTGTTATATGCCTCTGACTCCCTTGGCAAAGGTGCCGCCTGA